A window from Caulobacter sp. X encodes these proteins:
- a CDS encoding S1C family serine protease, which translates to MPTPFEGYEVEARLRPSAEAYRFDLDQTLASVVALEAKVPADAYTAAILGTERVGNGVVIGPSGLVLTMAYLITEAEEVVLTRNDGRRVPAHVLGLDSRSGLGLVQALEPLDLPVITLGSAQDLEAGAPVIAAGAGGRAHAAASKVLARIPFAGYWEYLLDEAIITAPAHPHWSGAALIGPKGDLVGLGSLTLEGRDQNGDTRPLNMFVPAELLPPILDDLARGRSPHPPRPWLGVFAQEMENHVVVVGISPKGPAARAEIKPGDLILAVDGKPVSDLTEFYAVMWSLGEAGVTVPLKILREGDAFEVEVRSMDRNSLLKKRRLN; encoded by the coding sequence TTGCCCACCCCGTTCGAAGGTTACGAAGTCGAAGCGCGCCTGCGTCCGTCGGCCGAAGCCTATCGGTTCGACCTCGACCAGACGCTGGCCAGCGTCGTGGCGCTTGAGGCGAAGGTCCCGGCCGACGCCTACACCGCCGCGATCCTGGGGACCGAGCGTGTCGGCAACGGCGTCGTCATCGGGCCCTCGGGACTGGTGCTGACCATGGCCTATCTGATCACAGAGGCCGAAGAGGTCGTGCTGACCCGCAATGACGGCCGCCGTGTTCCGGCTCACGTGCTGGGCCTCGACAGTCGTTCGGGTCTTGGCCTGGTTCAGGCGCTGGAGCCGCTGGACCTGCCGGTCATCACCCTGGGAAGCGCCCAGGATCTCGAAGCGGGCGCGCCCGTCATCGCCGCCGGCGCGGGCGGTCGCGCCCACGCCGCCGCCAGCAAGGTCCTGGCCCGCATCCCGTTCGCCGGCTACTGGGAGTACCTGCTGGACGAGGCGATCATCACCGCGCCCGCGCATCCGCACTGGAGCGGCGCGGCGCTGATCGGCCCCAAGGGAGACCTCGTTGGCCTGGGTTCACTGACGCTGGAGGGCCGCGACCAGAACGGCGACACGCGCCCGCTCAATATGTTCGTGCCCGCAGAACTGCTGCCGCCGATCCTCGACGACTTGGCGCGCGGACGCTCGCCGCACCCGCCCCGGCCTTGGCTGGGGGTCTTCGCGCAGGAAATGGAGAACCATGTCGTGGTCGTGGGCATCTCGCCCAAGGGTCCCGCGGCGCGCGCCGAGATCAAGCCCGGCGACCTGATCCTGGCTGTCGACGGCAAGCCCGTCTCGGATCTGACCGAATTCTACGCCGTCATGTGGAGCCTGGGCGAAGCTGGCGTGACCGTGCCCCTCAAGATTCTGCGTGAGGGCGACGCCTTCGAGGTGGAAGTCCGGTCGATGGACCGCAACAGCCTGCTGAAGAAACGACGGCTGAACTAG
- the rsmI gene encoding 16S rRNA (cytidine(1402)-2'-O)-methyltransferase, whose amino-acid sequence MSRQPPPPALSDAPLAPGLYLVATPIGNLRDITLRALDVLAGCDVLLAEDTRVTGKLLSAYGIRTRLERHDEHVAERAIPGILERLEAGERVALVSDAGTPMVSDPGYRLAREAIAAGHPVIPIPGASAALAALTLAGLPTDRFLFAGFPPPKSAARRTFLEEFANVRATLIFYEGASRVADSLADMAAVFGPRPAAVCRELTKLYETCVRGSLAELAADPRFDAPKGEIVILVGPGVEKAASADDVDAALREALSRLPLGEAASEVAKAFGLSRKDLYRQALALKEAAG is encoded by the coding sequence TTGAGCCGTCAGCCTCCCCCGCCCGCCCTGTCAGACGCGCCGCTCGCGCCGGGGCTCTACCTGGTGGCGACGCCGATCGGCAATCTGCGCGACATCACCTTGCGCGCCCTGGACGTGCTGGCGGGCTGCGACGTGCTGCTGGCCGAGGACACCCGGGTCACCGGAAAGCTATTGTCCGCCTACGGAATCCGGACGCGGCTGGAGCGCCATGACGAACATGTCGCCGAGCGCGCCATTCCTGGCATCCTCGAGCGCCTCGAAGCGGGGGAGCGCGTCGCGCTGGTCTCCGACGCTGGAACGCCGATGGTGTCCGATCCTGGCTATCGCCTGGCCCGGGAGGCGATCGCGGCCGGCCATCCGGTGATCCCGATCCCCGGCGCCTCGGCGGCGCTCGCGGCCCTGACGCTCGCCGGCCTGCCGACGGACCGCTTTCTGTTCGCCGGCTTCCCGCCGCCCAAGAGCGCCGCGCGCCGCACCTTCCTGGAAGAGTTCGCCAATGTCCGCGCGACCCTGATCTTCTATGAAGGCGCGTCCCGGGTCGCCGACTCCCTTGCCGACATGGCGGCCGTATTCGGCCCAAGGCCGGCCGCAGTGTGCCGGGAGCTGACGAAGCTATACGAGACCTGCGTACGCGGAAGCCTTGCGGAGCTGGCCGCTGATCCCCGGTTCGACGCGCCCAAGGGCGAGATCGTCATCCTGGTCGGCCCCGGGGTCGAGAAGGCCGCCAGCGCGGATGACGTCGACGCCGCCCTGCGGGAGGCGCTCTCCAGGCTCCCGCTCGGCGAGGCGGCCTCCGAGGTCGCCAAGGCCTTTGGCCTGTCGCGCAAGGACCTCTATCGTCAGGCGCTCGCCCTCAAGGAGGCCGCGGGATGA
- the hemW gene encoding radical SAM family heme chaperone HemW gives MSDRTELGVYVHWPYCARICPYCDFNVVRDRGRSEEKAALADAIVADLESQRALTGERALLSIFFGGGTPSLMDPAQVARVIETAKRLWSPADDLEISLEANPTDAETDRFAALADAGVQRLSLGVQALDDAALKTLGRNHDAGAARRAMAAARRAFPRLSIDLIYARPGQSDAAWRTELAEALAAEPEHVSPYQLTIEAGTAFDRAVGRGTLKVPDEDLAATLFETTQEVLEAAGFDAYEVSNHARGEAARSRHNLVYWRGVDYVGVGPGAHGRLALPEGRAATAAHRAIGDYVAAVERTGLGFAKEILTPEEAAEERLVLGLRIDAGVSFDEMTPLDLRPGTPKVRDLVEAGLLVDDPNRLRATRAGRLVLDRLTGLLAT, from the coding sequence TTGAGTGACCGGACGGAACTGGGCGTCTACGTCCACTGGCCCTACTGCGCGCGCATCTGCCCCTATTGCGACTTCAACGTCGTCCGCGACCGGGGCCGGTCCGAAGAGAAGGCGGCGCTCGCCGACGCCATCGTCGCGGACCTTGAGTCCCAGCGCGCCCTGACCGGCGAACGGGCCCTCCTGTCGATCTTTTTCGGTGGGGGCACGCCCTCGCTGATGGATCCGGCGCAGGTCGCCCGGGTGATCGAGACGGCCAAGCGCCTCTGGTCGCCAGCGGATGACCTCGAGATCAGTCTTGAGGCCAATCCGACCGACGCGGAGACCGACCGTTTCGCCGCTCTGGCCGACGCAGGCGTCCAACGGCTGTCGCTTGGCGTCCAGGCGCTTGACGACGCCGCGCTCAAGACCCTGGGCCGCAACCACGACGCCGGCGCCGCGCGGCGGGCCATGGCGGCGGCTCGTCGCGCGTTTCCGCGCCTCTCGATCGATCTGATCTACGCGCGCCCGGGACAATCCGACGCCGCCTGGCGGACCGAGCTGGCGGAGGCCCTGGCGGCGGAGCCGGAACACGTCTCGCCCTATCAACTGACCATCGAGGCGGGAACAGCCTTCGACCGGGCCGTGGGTCGGGGAACGCTGAAGGTCCCGGACGAAGACCTCGCCGCCACGCTGTTCGAGACGACGCAGGAGGTTCTGGAGGCCGCGGGCTTCGACGCCTACGAGGTGTCAAACCATGCCCGGGGCGAGGCGGCCCGCTCCCGGCACAATCTCGTCTACTGGCGGGGCGTGGACTATGTCGGCGTGGGCCCGGGCGCGCACGGACGGCTCGCCCTGCCCGAGGGACGCGCGGCCACCGCGGCCCACCGCGCGATCGGCGACTATGTCGCCGCCGTTGAACGGACGGGACTTGGCTTTGCGAAGGAAATCCTTACGCCAGAAGAGGCCGCCGAGGAGCGGCTGGTGCTGGGCTTGCGAATCGACGCGGGCGTTTCGTTCGACGAAATGACGCCGCTGGATCTAAGACCAGGCACGCCCAAGGTGCGCGATCTCGTAGAGGCGGGCCTGCTGGTCGACGACCCCAATCGTTTGCGCGCGACAAGGGCGGGTCGTCTTGTCCTGGATCGGCTGACAGGCCTGCTTGCGACCTGA
- a CDS encoding helix-turn-helix transcriptional regulator has translation MPVRVNLDRVLLDRRMSLTELSDRVGVTIANLSILKTGKARAVRFSTLDALCRELQCQPGDLLTFESGPPAGYEED, from the coding sequence ATGCCCGTCCGCGTAAACCTTGACCGCGTGCTGCTGGACCGCCGCATGTCGCTGACGGAACTGTCTGACCGGGTGGGTGTAACGATCGCCAACCTGTCGATCCTGAAGACCGGCAAGGCCCGGGCGGTGCGGTTCTCGACCCTGGACGCCCTGTGCCGAGAGCTGCAATGCCAGCCGGGAGACCTGCTGACTTTCGAAAGCGGCCCGCCCGCCGGTTATGAGGAAGACTAG
- a CDS encoding glutathione S-transferase N-terminal domain-containing protein, with product MRLLYSALSPFARKVRVLALEKGLADRITLEPASPYQDEAVRALNPLNKIPTLVTDDGEAVYDSAVICDYLDGLAQPRLIPERQPERHRALTLEAAADGMGDAALLVVRERMRPEGEHRQDVFDRQLKAIAAALDLFERAALSADRFCIGEIAVAAQLGYLDARKVVDWRQGRPALADWFEVVSKRGSMVASDPSAS from the coding sequence ATGCGGCTCCTTTACTCCGCCCTGTCGCCATTTGCGCGCAAGGTTCGTGTCCTGGCTCTCGAAAAAGGCCTCGCCGACCGCATCACGCTTGAGCCAGCTTCGCCGTATCAAGACGAGGCCGTCCGCGCGTTGAACCCGCTGAACAAGATCCCGACCCTGGTCACCGACGACGGCGAGGCGGTCTATGATTCCGCGGTGATCTGCGACTATCTCGATGGACTGGCCCAGCCCCGCCTGATCCCCGAACGCCAGCCCGAGCGCCACCGCGCCCTGACGCTGGAGGCCGCCGCTGACGGCATGGGCGACGCGGCCCTGCTGGTCGTCCGCGAACGCATGCGACCCGAGGGCGAGCACCGTCAGGACGTGTTCGATCGCCAGCTGAAGGCCATCGCGGCGGCGTTGGACCTGTTCGAGCGCGCGGCCCTGTCGGCTGATCGATTCTGCATCGGCGAGATCGCGGTCGCGGCCCAGCTTGGTTATCTCGACGCGCGGAAGGTCGTCGACTGGCGCCAAGGGCGGCCCGCGCTCGCGGATTGGTTCGAGGTTGTCTCGAAGCGGGGCTCGATGGTGGCCAGCGACCCCAGCGCCAGCTGA
- the rph gene encoding ribonuclease PH, whose amino-acid sequence MRPSERAPDQMRAVTLETGVNRYAEGSCLISFGHTKVLVTATVEENLPGWLRNKGQGWVTAEYGMLPRATHSRGRREAAAGKQSGRTQEIQRLIGRSLRAVVDLKALGERQITLDCDVVQADGGTRTASITGAWVALRLATKYLLDEGVLKTDPIIGQVAAVSCGVFNDTPVLDLDYEEDSSAEADSNFVLTNAGDIVEIQATGEKRGFTRAEFEALYGLAEKGIGELFTLQRAAIEG is encoded by the coding sequence ATGCGTCCGTCCGAACGCGCCCCCGACCAGATGCGCGCCGTCACGCTGGAAACCGGCGTCAACCGCTACGCCGAAGGCTCATGCCTGATCTCGTTTGGCCACACCAAGGTGCTGGTCACCGCCACGGTCGAGGAGAACCTGCCGGGCTGGCTGCGCAACAAGGGCCAGGGCTGGGTCACCGCCGAGTACGGCATGCTGCCGCGCGCTACCCACAGCCGCGGTCGCCGCGAGGCCGCCGCCGGCAAGCAGAGCGGCCGCACCCAGGAAATCCAGCGCCTGATCGGCCGTTCCCTGCGCGCGGTCGTCGACCTCAAGGCCCTGGGCGAGCGCCAGATCACGCTGGACTGCGACGTCGTGCAGGCCGACGGCGGCACCCGCACCGCCTCGATCACCGGCGCCTGGGTCGCCCTGCGCCTGGCGACCAAGTACCTGCTGGACGAGGGCGTGCTGAAGACCGACCCGATCATCGGCCAGGTGGCCGCCGTCTCGTGCGGCGTCTTCAATGACACGCCTGTCCTCGACCTGGACTACGAAGAAGACTCCAGCGCCGAGGCCGACAGCAACTTCGTGCTGACCAACGCCGGCGACATCGTCGAAATCCAGGCGACCGGCGAGAAGCGCGGCTTCACCCGCGCCGAGTTCGAGGCGCTGTACGGCTTGGCTGAAAAGGGCATTGGCGAGCTGTTCACCCTGCAGCGCGCGGCGATCGAGGGCTAA
- the rdgB gene encoding RdgB/HAM1 family non-canonical purine NTP pyrophosphatase translates to MALKLEMGMKLVAATHNPGKVPEIMALLDGRFEIVTAGQLGLPEPEETESTFVGNALLKARHAADRSGLVALADDSGLSIAALGGSPGVYSARWAGPGKDFAAAMRKVEERLEETSSDDRSAWFTSALAVAWPNGPAVVVEGRIDGALTFPPRGDRGFGYDPIFVPEGHETTFGEMEPAAKDAMSHRARAFAKLKAALFE, encoded by the coding sequence ATGGCGCTGAAGCTTGAGATGGGAATGAAGCTTGTGGCCGCCACCCACAATCCTGGCAAGGTTCCCGAGATCATGGCCCTGCTGGACGGCCGCTTCGAGATCGTCACGGCGGGCCAGCTGGGTCTGCCCGAGCCCGAAGAGACCGAGAGCACCTTCGTCGGCAACGCCCTGCTGAAGGCCCGCCATGCGGCCGACCGGTCGGGCCTTGTCGCCCTGGCCGACGACTCGGGCCTCTCGATCGCCGCGCTCGGCGGCTCTCCCGGCGTCTACTCGGCCCGATGGGCGGGCCCTGGCAAGGACTTCGCCGCGGCCATGCGCAAGGTCGAGGAGCGGCTGGAAGAGACGAGCTCCGACGATCGCTCGGCCTGGTTCACCTCGGCCCTGGCCGTGGCGTGGCCGAACGGCCCGGCCGTCGTCGTCGAAGGCCGCATCGACGGCGCCCTGACCTTCCCGCCGCGCGGCGACCGCGGCTTCGGCTACGACCCGATCTTCGTTCCCGAAGGTCACGAGACGACCTTCGGCGAGATGGAGCCCGCGGCGAAGGACGCCATGAGTCATCGCGCCCGCGCCTTCGCCAAGCTGAAGGCGGCGCTGTTTGAGTGA
- a CDS encoding YraN family protein produces MTASARQIRGAAARKLGRRAEVLAALWLMAKGYRILGFRLATPLGEIDLLAQRGGVLAVVEVKQRATIEDALDAVTPTQRDRLRRAAAHLTAHRAGLRALETRLDLIALSPGRAPRHLPDAWGAELSQGGCL; encoded by the coding sequence ATGACGGCCAGCGCGCGCCAGATCCGGGGCGCGGCGGCGCGTAAGCTCGGCCGGCGCGCCGAGGTCCTGGCCGCGCTGTGGCTGATGGCCAAGGGCTATCGGATCCTAGGCTTCCGCCTGGCGACGCCTCTGGGCGAAATCGACCTTCTGGCGCAACGCGGCGGCGTCCTGGCCGTTGTGGAGGTCAAGCAACGGGCCACCATCGAGGACGCTCTGGACGCCGTGACGCCCACCCAGCGCGATCGCCTACGCCGCGCCGCCGCTCATCTAACCGCGCACCGGGCCGGCCTGCGCGCGCTTGAAACACGTCTCGACCTGATCGCCTTGTCGCCCGGCCGGGCGCCGCGCCATCTGCCCGACGCGTGGGGAGCCGAGCTCTCCCAAGGCGGTTGCCTATGA
- a CDS encoding DUF2975 domain-containing protein, giving the protein MRALGPGSVSSFLKIILDVIYVGLWIFVSLLSLFTLVALLFSFNPELLASMLPISDAVEAVSRDGPLFAGALAAWALLLGGWMVIVERLRKIFATLTAGDPFHPDNVVRLRLIGLVLAGLEVGRYVFSGMARWLAPKTKVIDDSFTLTAWFSVLVVFVLAEVFREGARLRREAELTI; this is encoded by the coding sequence ATGCGCGCCTTGGGGCCAGGCTCCGTTTCGAGTTTCCTGAAGATCATCCTGGACGTGATCTACGTCGGGCTTTGGATCTTCGTCAGCCTTCTGTCGCTGTTCACGCTGGTCGCCCTGCTGTTCAGTTTCAATCCAGAACTGCTGGCCTCGATGTTGCCGATCAGCGATGCGGTCGAAGCCGTCAGTCGCGACGGTCCGCTGTTCGCCGGCGCCCTGGCCGCCTGGGCGCTGCTGCTGGGCGGCTGGATGGTGATCGTCGAGCGCCTGCGCAAGATCTTCGCGACCCTGACCGCCGGCGACCCCTTCCACCCCGACAATGTCGTGCGGCTGCGCCTGATCGGCCTGGTGCTCGCGGGGCTCGAGGTCGGCCGCTACGTCTTCTCAGGCATGGCCCGCTGGCTGGCCCCCAAGACCAAGGTCATCGACGACAGCTTCACCCTGACCGCCTGGTTCTCGGTGCTGGTGGTGTTCGTGCTGGCCGAGGTGTTCCGCGAAGGCGCGCGCCTTCGTCGCGAAGCCGAACTGACGATCTGA